The DNA segment TGATGAACACATACAAGAATTTACACAATAATAAATTCAAAGCGCATATGCAGGGAAGAGTAAATTATAAGGAGGATAAAAATGAACTACACACACGTGTTAATTCACACTCTCTTTAGTTAGTTAAACTCATTTGTGTATATGCTaactatatataattaatagaaTAATCATCTAATAATAGTCATGAGTAGACATGAATATTATATGTTTTAGACGATAAATAATCTTTATTAGACCATATAATAACCTATATAATAAACCATATAATAACCCATCCTTAACATTGGAAGAGATCAACGCACAAATCATAAATTAAACTCAAGATCATGGTTTGGAGGAATCAATAATCCAAACCACAATTGCAGTTCAACCCACGAAAAAGTGAACAGTGAAAGATGGCAGCTCGAATCACAACTAGGTATGGAGAAAGGGAAGCGCGGTATGGACAGAGGTATGGAGGACATGGACATTCGCAGAGACAGGGAAGTTTCGGCCACATGAAACGAAAAACAGTGGATAATGCAACATCCTTCTTCTTCTCGAATTTCCCACATGGGTATGGTGAACTGGATATGCACAAGGTGTTCCAGAGGTGGGCaagggtgaaagaagtttttATCTCTCGTAGGCAAAATAAGTGGGGGAGGAGGTTTGGTTTTGTGAGATTTGGTAAGGTGGGAAACGTTGGGAGATTAGAGAAGGAACTTGACCAAATATATATAGGAAATTTGAAGCTGCATGTTAATGTCTCGAGGTACCGGAGAAATGAGGTAGAATATGGAAGGGAGCAGAGGAAGGAAGGCATGGAGCAACAACTGGAGCTGCCAAAAGAAACAAGGAAGCAGAGTGCGGTAGGTCTGGGGGTAAGCGAGACTTCAAGAAAGAAGGAGGTCTGGGTGGAAAAAGTTCGAAAGAAATCCTTTGTTGAAGCAGTAGTTGGAGGCTCACAACAGCATTGGAAAGGACCAGTTATTAAGACACACCAACATCCCTTACCGTGGATGGAAAGAAGCTCAATTGGCCAGTTTAATGTAGAGTTAGACTTTGATCATCTGGAAGAGGAGTTTGCGAAGGGAGGTATGGGCGCGGTCAAGTTGAGGTATATGGGAGATAGATTGGCCCTAATCACGCCAATAGTAGAGGAAAGCATGGAGGCCCTCATAAACCTCAACAAGGTTTGGTTCGAAAACCTTTTTGATTACATAGAACCGTGGTCTGAGAATCATATGGCGGACCATAAATTGGTATGGGTCAGATGTTATGGCTTGCCTCTCTCTTTGTGGAATGAGGATTGTTTTGCCAAAGTGGTAGGGGAGACGGCATCTTTGGTGTCTGTAGATAACTCAACGTTGATTTGGGAGTACTTAGAGTTTGCTAGGCTTCAAGTCAGGATATTGAAAAATTGTAATGCAAGGTTGAAGAAAGACAAGAGGATTAACAATAATATCTACAACATTTTTATCGAAGAGGAAAACCCAAGTGCCAAAGGAATTCTGTGTAAGTGTAGTGCTTATGGGTTTGGCTCCTCCGATAGTGCTTCTTCGATGGACACTTACGTAGAAGAGACAGAGTTGTCGGTCAATAGTTGCGAGGAGGAGGTGGAGCGGTGCGACAGAGGGGCTACGTGGCAGAAGGGGGAGGAGAACGAAGGTGGGGACCAGGTCTcacaaaatacaaaaatgtCTGGATCTGGGGAGTCTGTGACAAAAGGAGTACTAGGTCGGCTTAAAGAGTGTCAGAGTATCACGAATGGGGAAATGGAGATCCATAAGGATTCAGAAGAGTTGATCTTAGTCAAATCCCCAGCGTGGGTAGCTGATAAAGTGGAAGGCTATAGTTGTCTAGAACATGATGAATTGGCGAGGCTAGTGGTGGACGTGGAGCATAGAAATTTACTTTGCACACCTATCCCTTTGTTGGACCAACAGGGTAAGCAGTCGGCCCAGTTGAAGGAAAACCAAGATCTAGAGACAGAGCCAACCCCTGGGGAAGGGCGTGCCGGGGGTAAACTGCTAGAGAGGGAGGACCTTGGGTGCGATACGCTATTTAGAAGCCATATTGAAGATTTGGTTTGGCAGGAGATTGAAAAGGGTTGTGGGAATTGGGAGAACCAAGCACTCACCCCAGGCGTTCGATGAGAATAAGTGACAGAGCCACTCGGTTAAGGAGTTCTTCCATCTACACAACTGAAATCCCTTCAACAGCAATCTCTGATGGAGATATCTTTAACTGTAATGCCCGATTATGCGAATCGGAAGTTGTGGAGGAATCAGGTATGCTATGGGAAGGGGGTAAACGTATGGGTATTGCTTGCAGAGGGGATGAAGTAGAGGTAGTTAAGGAATATAAGTGCATGGAAGCGAGAGACGCGGAGTGTATACAGAGGTTTGAGGAGGGAAAGATGACTGGTTTTTATGTTGatcattaatttaaatattagagGTCTGGGGGGAGGAACTAAAGCCAAATACCTGAGGCAAGTTATTGCGTGTGAGGGAGCAGAAATCGTATGCATTCAAGAAACAAAGACCACTGTTTTTTCCGATGCCAGATGCTTTGCGTTGTGGGGGGATAATGAGGTGGGACGGATACACAATGAAGGCGAAAATGGAGGAGGTAGTCTGCTTACTATGTGGAAGAAGTCTGTGTTTGGTTATGAGAGTCAAGTCATGGGAAAGGGGTTTATTGTTTTTTTCGGGAAACATATAAGCTCTGCTCTGAGATGTGTAATTGTAAATGTTTACGCTGCTTGTGCATACACAGAAAAGGTGAAGCTTTGGGAGGAGTTGTCTAACATTAAAGTAGCATCACATGATCTGTTATGGTGTTTTTGTGGGGATTTTAATGCAGTAAGAAACAAAAGTGAGAGGAAGAGTATAAATAGTACAGTGGGTTGCTCTAGGGAGATCTGTGGTTTCAACAATTTCATTGAAGCAAATCTGTTGTTAGATCTGCCTTTAGTAGGGAAAAAATACACTTGGTTTAAGGCAAATGGCTCGACGAAAAATAGATTGGATAGAATCCTTGTAACTGAAGAGTGGCTACAGATATGGCCAAGAAACAAGCAGTATATACAGCGGAGGGAAGTATCAGACCATTGTGCCATTGTGGTTAAATCGGTAAACAAGGACTGGGGGCCTAGACCATTTAGAACCATTGATGCATGGCATATGGAAAGGGGGCTCTATGGGATGGTGAAGGAAAAGTGGCAGTCATATGTTGTTCAGGGGAATGAAATAACAAAGCTCAAGGACAAATTGAAAAGGCTGAAGGGAGATCTGAAGGTATGAAATAGAGATGTATATGGAAACTTACATATCAAGAGGAGAGTAATTCTACAAGAAATGGATAGCTTGGAATGTCAGGATCTCACTGATGTCCAACATGAAAGTGTAAGGGTGGAAAGAGTGGAATTGTTGAGTCAACTGCGGGAGATTGATAGAAAAATTGACTCACTTATAAGTCAAAAGGCTAGAATGAACTGGCTGAAATTCGGGGATGCATGCACCAAATTCTATCATTCATCCATTAAATGGAGAAGACTTAGAAATGAACTCAAGGGAGTGGAAGTTGGGGGccaatggtgtgaggaacctTGCACGGTTCGAATAGAAGCAA comes from the Phaseolus vulgaris cultivar G19833 chromosome 8, P. vulgaris v2.0, whole genome shotgun sequence genome and includes:
- the LOC137824624 gene encoding uncharacterized protein encodes the protein MRISDRATRLRSSSIYTTEIPSTAISDGDIFNCNARLCESEVVEESGMLWEGGKRMGIACRGDEVEVVKEYKCMEARDAECIQRGLGGGTKAKYLRQVIACEGAEIVCIQETKTTVFSDARCFALWGDNEVGRIHNEGENGGGSLLTMWKKSVFGYESQVMGKGFIVFFGKHISSALRCVIVNVYAACAYTEKVKLWEELSNIKVASHDLLWCFCGDFNAVRNKSERKSINSTVGCSREICGFNNFIEANLLLDLPLVGKKYTWFKANGSTKNRLDRILVTEEWLQIWPRNKQYIQRREVSDHCAIVVKSVNKDWGPRPFRTIDAWHMERGLYGMVKEKWQSYVVQGNEITKLKDKLKRLKGDLKV